The sequence CTCGCAGCAATGAAAAACCCCCACCTTGCGGCGGGGGCTGCACTCCGGTGAGGGGAGACTTACTTGAGTTCGACCTTGGCGCCGGCGGCTTCCAGCTGGGCCTTGATCTTCTCGGCTTCGTCCTTGCTGATGCCTTCCTTGAGCGCGCCGCCCTTCTCGCTCATGTCCTTGGCTTCTTTCAGGCCCAGGCCGGTGATGGCGCGGATTTCTTTAATGACGTTGATCTTGGACGCGCCGGCATCGACCAGCACGACGTCGAATTCAGTCTTCTCTTCTTCGGCAGCGGCGGCGGGGCCAGCGGCGGGGCCGGCGGCCACAGCGGCGGTGACGCCCCAGGTTTCCTTCAGGCCGTCGATGAGGTCCGCGAGTTCCATGATGGTGAGGGTGCCGAGCTGGTCAATCAGAGCCTGTTTGTCGTAAGCCATTGTTGTGTCCTCCGTGGTTGAAGTGGGTAGTGCGGTGGTGCGTGAAGCGGGGAACGCGGGTTAGGCGCCCTGTTCTTCGAGTTTGGTCTTGTACGCTTCGAGGATGCCCACGAAGCTCGACAGGTGGGCACTGAGCACGCCGACCAGTTCGGCCTGCAGCTGCTGCTTGCTGCCGAGGCTGGCCAGACGCTGCACGACGGCGACGTCGACCTTGTTGCCCTCGACAAAGCCACCCTTGATGGTCGGGATGCCCTTGTCGTTGCTCTTGGCGGACTCGCTCAGCGCTTTGGCCACGCCGGCGGGGTCATCCTGGGCGAGCACCAGGGCGCTGGGGCCTTT comes from Deinococcus sp. KSM4-11 and encodes:
- the rplL gene encoding 50S ribosomal protein L7/L12 — protein: MAYDKQALIDQLGTLTIMELADLIDGLKETWGVTAAVAAGPAAGPAAAAEEEKTEFDVVLVDAGASKINVIKEIRAITGLGLKEAKDMSEKGGALKEGISKDEAEKIKAQLEAAGAKVELK
- the rplJ gene encoding 50S ribosomal protein L10, which codes for MANEKNQQTLSSLQKSLTDIDTFYVVDYQGLTAGQLGKLRKDIREKGGQLIVAKNTLINLALQEGGRDFTDALKGPSALVLAQDDPAGVAKALSESAKSNDKGIPTIKGGFVEGNKVDVAVVQRLASLGSKQQLQAELVGVLSAHLSSFVGILEAYKTKLEEQGA